Proteins encoded by one window of Vigna radiata var. radiata cultivar VC1973A chromosome 5, Vradiata_ver6, whole genome shotgun sequence:
- the LOC106761508 gene encoding uncharacterized protein LOC106761508, translated as MPLSPSSMASIPHLYPNYTFTTHDLSEFPTPHITSNASLIENTIWAAQDTFIPVLDINNGALDHIVSLDSDTMPCANWMPSFSDQVGGLSDLAISDCKMGFYGGFQNFNARYQPHIGDFGEECCAFLEDVKPPPYPNAARENWGLQGNQIQAVEEPNIKVGRYSEEERKERILRYLKKRNQRNFNKTIKYACRKTLADRRVRVRGRFARNNELCDEDMTSKKHENHHHHKEDFYGGDSIQFQLKNDEEDWLQEAMASLVYLSQSSPEDM; from the exons ATGCCCCTCTCTCCCTCTTCCATGGCCTCAATCCCACACTTGTATCCAAACTACACCTTCACTACTCACGATCTTTCAGAGTTCCCTACCCCACACATCACTTCCAACGCCTCACTCATCGAGAATACCATCTGGGCTGCTCAAGATACCTTCATTCCTGTGCTTGATATCAACAATGGTGCACTTGATCATATTGTGTCACTGGATTCTGATACCATGCCTTGTGCCAATTGGATGCCTTCCTTCTCTGACCAAGTTGGGGGGCTCTCGGATTTGGCCATTTCAGACTGCAAAATGGGCTTCTATGGCGGCTTTCAGAACTTCAACGCCAGATACCAGCCACATATTGGGGACTTTGGAGAAGAATGTTGTGCGTTTCTCGAGGATGTTAAGCCACCTCCATATCCTAATGCTGCAAGAGAAAACTGG GGACTTCAAGGTAATCAAATACAAGCAGTTGAAGAGCCAAACATAAAGGTAGGAAGGTACTcagaagaagagaggaaagaaagaaTTCTGCGatatttgaagaaaagaaatcaaagaaacTTTAACAAAACCATCAAG TACGCATGTCGGAAAACCTTAGCTGATAGGCGAGTCAGAGTTAGGGGAAGGTTTGCAAGAAACAATGAGCTTTGTGATGAAGACATGACATCAAAAAAACACGAGAATCATCATCACCACAAAGAAGACTTCTACGGTGGTGATTCTATCCAGTTCCAG TTAAAGAATGATGAGGAAGATTGGCTGCAAGAGGCTATGGCAAGTCTAGTTTATTTATCTCAGTCTTCACCAGAGGATATGTAA